The DNA window GAAGAGACCGAGGCCGCGTGGCGCGCCCGCATGGATGCGGCGCGCTCCGAAGCGGCCCGGGTCTCGCAGGAAGCCAAGCAGGAAAGCGCTCGCGAAACCGAGGCTCGTGTCCGGGCCGCGGCGGACAAGATCAACCTGAAGGTCGAAGGCGCCGAGGCCCAGATCCGCGAGGCCGTGACGTCGGCGCGAGCCGAGATCGAGGCCGTCGCTGCGGAAGCCACGCAGGAGATGGTCCGCCGCCTTACCGGGCTTGAGATCGACAGGCAGGAAGCCGCGCAGGCGGTAAAGGCAGAGCTCAATGTCTGAATC is part of the Sphingomicrobium sp. genome and encodes:
- a CDS encoding ATPase encodes the protein MPQIEQLPFIFFSQLFWLLLVFGTIFFGIGRGMLPKIQGTVEEREKKISGDLERAQAARAEAEETEAAWRARMDAARSEAARVSQEAKQESARETEARVRAAADKINLKVEGAEAQIREAVTSARAEIEAVAAEATQEMVRRLTGLEIDRQEAAQAVKAELNV